A single window of Strix uralensis isolate ZFMK-TIS-50842 chromosome 28, bStrUra1, whole genome shotgun sequence DNA harbors:
- the ANK1 gene encoding ankyrin-1 isoform X4 — protein sequence MLNAVFYSEGRNLPADAATSFLRAARSGNLDKALDHLRNGVDINTCNQNGLNALHLASKEGHVKMVVELLHKEIILETTTKKGNTALHIAALAGQLDVVRELVNYGANVNAQSQKGFTPLYMAAQENHLEVVKFLLENGANQNVATEDGFTPLAVALQQGHENVVAHLINYGTKGKVRLPALHIAARNDDTRTAAVLLQNDPNADVLSKTGFTPLHIAAHYENLSVAQLLLNRGASVNFTPQNGITPLHIASRRGNIIMVRLLLDRGAHIETRTKDELTPLHCAARNGHVRIAEILLDHGAPIQAKTKNGLSPIHMAAQGDHLDCVRLLLQYSAEIDDITLDHLTPLHVAAHCGHHRVAKLLVEKGAKPNSRALNGFTPLHIACKKNHIRVMELLLKTGASIDAVTESGLTPLHVAAFMGHLPIVKTLLQRGASPNVSNVKVETPLHMAARAGHTDVAKYLLQNKAKANAKAKDDQTPLHCAARIGHTSMVQLLLESNANPNLATTAGHTPLHIASREGHVDTALALLQKGASQTCMTKKGFTPLHVAAKYGKVDVAELLLARDAHPNAAGKNGLTPLHVAVHHNNLEIVKLLLPKGSSPHSSAWNGYTPLHIAAKQNQMEVASSLLQYGASANAESVQGVTPLHLASQEGHADMVALLFSKQANGDLGNKSGLTPLHLVAQEGHVLVADVLVKHGVTVDATTRMGYTPLHVASHYGNIKLVKFLLQHEADVNAKTKLGYTPLHQAAQQGHTDVVTLLLKHGASPNEISTNGTTPLAIAKRLGYISVTDVLKIVTEETDIPSVSDKHRMSFPETVDEILDVSEDEGTAHVTVMEEELVAPKPRMPDARDQEGKREMLEFVTTMTLEQMVESPAVLQVPCIPPETVVTRVEETEQVGPVETEAEQVSLLHAPSVSPQEPSKEFDEDSLIPSSPATETSDNISPVASPVHTGFLVSFMVDARGGSMRGSRHHGLRVVIPPRACAAPTRITCRLVKPQKLPAPPQLADGEALASRIIALGPAGAQFLSPVVVEIPHFASYGRRDRELVVLRSENGSVWKEHCNRYEESYMDQLLNGMDEELESLEELEKKRVRRIITSDFPLYFVVMSRICQDCDQIGPEGGRLQSTLVPMVQATFPDSAVTKGVKLALQAQPVPDELVTKLLGNQATFSPIVTVEPRRRKFHRPIGLRIPLPPSWKDNPRDSGEGDTTSLRLLCSVIGGTAQAQWEDITGTTKLVYENECANFTTNVSARFWLADCPRTAEAVHFATMLYKELTAMPYMAKFVVFAKMNDAREGRLRCYCMTDDKVDKTLEQHENFTEVARSRDIEVVEGMPLHVELSGNLVPVKKATQPRTFLFQSFRENRLVIPIKVRDSSREASGSLSFLRKAMKYEDLQHVLCHLNISIPPCTKGSGSEERRRTLTPLSLRERYSILSETSFGSLSSTDKADQKMVDIAEQLGLSWAELARELQFGVDDINRIRVENPNSLLEQSIALLNLWVSREGKSVRIESLYTALRNIDRSEIVNTLEGSSRQSRSLKGSWRYTDRDYSLSPSQMNGYASLQDELLSPASLHYTLPSPLRADQYWNEVAIMDAIPMAATEQDALMEMSDMQVWSSGLTPSLVTAEDSSLECSKAEDSDATSEGRFPGQLLADTHGPDHLGSMDLVEDDTVDSDAMNGLIDLLEQEEGQRPEGKMPACDRQPETGEQDPETEASFVSVQQKVQARITTSPTVSHVVDKSADRLRDWNAEGSFISCLQDLTAGSWQEGVTRRLLPTHTMASGAQGQEQEQVLVPAAELMRVSSAEDSDWQPQHPMGGWQEEADSDFFGQGNEVLHLPGEQVTEEQFTDDQGNIITKKVIRKVVHQLGPGGRDDRQEQEELILEGSLQEPQDLETEDDHFMKYSILHRDSLGAKEEVRVRVPKPEVSGGRMGAQIVKRASLKRGKQ from the exons gctgATGCTGCAACCAGTTTCTTGAGAGCTGCAAGATCCGGGAATCTGGACAAAGCCTTGGATCACCTCAGGAATGGGGTAGATATTAACACCTGTAACCAG AATGGGCTGAACGCCTTGCACCTGGCCTCCAAGGAGGGCCACGTGAAAATGGTGGTGGAGCTGCTGCACAAGGAGATCATTTTGGAGACAACAACCAAG AAGGGAAACACAGCCCTGCACATTGCTGCCCTGGCTGGACAACTGGACGTGGTCCGGGAACTGGTGAACTATGGGGCCAACGTCAATGCGCAGTCACAG AAAGGCTTCACGCCCCTCTACATGGCAGCGCAGGAAAACCACCTGGAAGTTGTTAAGTTCTTGCTGGAAAATGGAGCCAACCAGAATGTAGCCACAGAG GATGGCTTTACGCCACTAGCTGTGGCTCTGCAGCAAGGGCATGAGAACGTGGTTGCTCACCTTATCAACTATGGGACAAAGGGTAAAGTCCGCCTGCCCGCCCTGCACATTGCAGCCCGCAACGACGACACTCGCAcagctgctgtcctgctgcagaaTGACCCCAATGCTGATGTCCTCTCCAAG ACTGGATTTACCCCCTTGCACATTGCAGCCCACTACGAGAATCTCAGTGTGGCCCAATTACTGCTGAACCGTGGAGCCAGTGTCAACTTCACACCCCAG AATGGGATCACTCCCCTGCACATAGCCTCCCGCCGGGGCAACATCATCATGGTACGACTGCTGCTGGACCGCGGGGCCCATATAGAGACAAGGACCAAG GATGAGCTGACCCCTCTCCACTGTGCAGCTCGTAATGGACATGTGCGAATTGCGGAGATCCTGCTGGACCATGGGGCTCCCATTCAAGCCAAAACCAAG AACGGCTTGTCGCCGATCCACATGGCAGCGCAGGGCGACCACCTGGACTGCGTGCGCCTGCTCCTGCAGTACAGCGCCGAGATCGACGACATCACCTTGGACCACCTAACGCCGCTGCACGTGGCCGCACACTGCGGGCACCACCGCGTGGCCAAGCTGCTGGTGGAGAAGGGGGCCAAGCCCAACTCCCGGGCCCTG AATGGCTTCACGCCACTCCATATTGCTTGCAAGAAGAACCACATCCGGGTGATGGAGCTGTTGCTGAAGACGGGTGCCTCCATCGATGCCGTCACGGAG TCTGGCCTGACCCCCCTGCATGTGGCTGCCTTCATGGGGCACTTGCCCATCGTCAAGACCCTGCTACAGCGTGGAGCCTCTCCTAATGTGTCCAATGTG AAAGTGGAGACGCCCCTACACATGgcagccagagctgggcacaCAGATGTGGCAAAGTACCTGCTACAGAACAAAGCCAAAGCCAATGCCAAGGCCAAG GATGACCAGACtcctctgcactgtgctgcacGCATTGGCCACACCAGCATGGTCCAGCTCCTGCTGGAGAGCAACGCCAACCCCAACCTAGCTACGACAGCGGGGCACACGCCCCTGCACATCGCCTCTAGAGAGGGGCATGTGGACAcggccctggccctgctgcagaaGGGAGCCTCCCAGACCTGCATGACCAAG AAAGGATTTACCCCTCTCCACGTTGCAGCCAAGTACGGGAAGGTGGAtgtggcagagctgctgctggcgcGTGACGCTCACCCCAATGCAGCAGGGAAG aaTGGCCTGACCCCGCTGCATGTGGCCGTGCACCACAACAACCTGGAGATCGTCAAGCTGCTGCTTCCCAAGGGGAGCTCCCCGCACAGCTCAGCCTGG AACGGGTACACCCCCCTGCACATTGCTGCCAAGCAGAACCAGATGGAGGTGGCCAGCAGCTTGCTGCAGTATGGGGCCTCTGCAAATGCGGAGTCTGTGCAGGGAGTCACCCCCCTACACCTGGCTTCCCAGGAGGGGCATGCGGACATGGTGGCGCTGCTTTTCTCCAAACAAGCCAACGGTGACCTGGGCAACAAG AGTGGCCTGACTCCTCTCCATCTTGTGGCGCAAGAGGGGCACGTGCTGGTTGCTGATGTTCTGGTGAAACACGGAGTCACAGTGGACGCAACAACCAGG ATGGGCTATACCCCACTCCATGTGGCCAGCCACTATGGGAACATCAAGCTGGTGAAGTTTTTGCTGCAGCATGAGGCTGATGTCAATGCCAAGACTAAG CTGGGCTACACCCCTCTGCACCAAGCAGCGCAGCAGGGCCACACGGACGTTGTGACGCTGCTGCTGAAGCACGGTGCCTCTCCCAACGAGATCAGCACG AACGGCACCACTCCCCTGGCCATTGCAAAGCGGCTTGGCTACATTTCTGTCACAGATGTGCTCAAGATCGTCACAGAGGAAACCGACATCCCG TCAGTCAGTGACAAGCACCGCATGAGCTTCCCGGAGACTGTAGATGAGATTCTGGATGTGTCAGAGGATGAAG GCACTGCTCATGTCACAGTAATGG AGGAGGAACTGGTCGCACCAAAGCCCAGGATGCCCGATGCCAGGGACCAGGAGGGCAAGAGGGAGATGCTGGAGTTTGTGACCACAATGACACTGGAGCAAAT GGTGGAGTCTCCAGCTGTCCTGCAGGTCCCCTGCATCCCACCCGAGACTGTGGTGACCAGAGTGGAGGAGACTGAGCAGGTAGGACCCGTGGAGACAGAAGCTGAGCAAGTCAGCCTGCTGCATGCACCCTCGGTGTCCCCGCAGGAG CCCTCCAAGGAGTTCGACGAGGACTCCCTGAtccccagcagccctgccacCGAGACCTCGGATAACATCAGCCCAGTGGCCAGCCCCGTGCACACAGG GTTCCTGGTGAGCTTCATGGTGGACGCCCGCGGCGGCTCCATGCGAGGCAGCCGGCACCATGGGCTGCGCGTGGTCATCCCGCCCCGCGCCTGCGCCGCGCCAACCCGCATCACCTGCCGCCTGGTGAAGCCCCAGAAGCTGCCCGCGCCCCCGCAGCTGGCTGACGGGGAGGCTCTGGCCAGCCGGATCATCGCCCTGGGGCCCGCCGGTGCCCAGTTCCTCAG CCCCGTCGTTGTGGAGATCCCACACTTCGCCTCGTATGGGCGCAGAGACCGTGAGCTGGTGGTGCTGCGCAGCGAGAACGGCTCTGTCTGGAAGGAGCACTGCAACCGCTACGAGGAGAGCTACATGGACCAGCTGCTTAACGGCATGGATGAGG AGCTGGAGAGCCTGGAAGAGCTGGAGAAGAAGAGGGTCCGCCGCATCATCACCAGTGACTTCCCTCTCTACTTCGTGGTCATGTCCCGGATTTGCCAGGACTGTGATCAGATCGGCCCCGAGGGAGGGCGTTTGCAGAGCACACTGGTGCCCATGGTACAGGCCACCTTCCCAGACAGCGCTGTCACCAAGGGAGTGAAGCTGGCCCTGCAG GCGCAGCCCGTGCCCGACGAGCTGGTGACCAAGCTGCTGGGGAACCAGGCGACCTTCAGCCCCATCGTCACGGTGGAGCCGCGCCGGAGGAAGTTCCACCGCCCCATCGGCCTCCGCATCCCACTGCCGCCGTCCTGGAAGGACAATCCCCGGGACAGCGGTGAGGGTGACACCACCAGCCTGCGCCTTCTCTGCAGTGTGATCG gagggacAGCCCAAGCCCAGTGGGAAGACATAACAGGCACCACAAAGCTGGTCTATGAAAACGAGTGTGCTAACTTTACCACCAACGTGTCTGCCAG GTTCTGGCTGGCTGACTGCCCGCGCACAGCCGAGGCCGTGCACTTTGCTACAATGCTGTACAAGGAGCTGACAGCCATGCCCTACATGGCCAAATTCGTGGTGTTTGCCAAGATGAATGATGCACGGGAAGGCCGACTGCGCTGCTACTGCATGACTGATGACAAGGTTGACAAGACTTTAGAGCAGCATGAGAACTTCACTGAGGTGGCCCGCAGCAGGGACATTGAG GTAGTAGAGGGGATGCCTTTGCACGTTGAGCTCTCAGGGAACCTGGTGCCTGTCAAGAAGGCCACTCAGCCCCGCACCTTCCTCTTCCAGTCCTTCCGGGAGAATCGTCTTGTCATCCCCATCAAG GTTCGGGACAGCAGCCGGGAAGCCAGTGGCTCCCTGTCTTTCTTGCGCAAGGCCATGAAATATGAGGACCTCCAGCATGTGCTCTGCCACCTGAACATCAGCATACCGCCCTGCACCAAG GGGAGCGGCAGTGAGGAGCGGAGGAGGACGCTGACGCCGTTGTCTCTGCGGGAGCGGTACAGCATCCTAAGCGAGACCAGTTTCG gctCTCTGAGCAGCACGGACAAGGCAGACCAGAAGATGGTTGACATAGCAGAACAGCTGGGCCTCAGCTGGGCTG AGCTGGCACGTGAGCTGCAGTTTGGGGTGGATGACATCAACAGGATACGTGTGGAGAACCCCAACTCCCTGCTGGAGCAGAGCATAGCCTTACTCAACCTCTGGGTCAGCCGTGAGGGCAAGAGTGTCAGGA TCGAGAGTCTGTACACGGCACTGAGGAACATCGACCGCAGCGAGAttgtcaacacgctggagggcTCCAGCCGGCAGAGCCGCAGCCTGAAGGGCAGCTGGCGCTACACGGACAGAGACTACTCCCTCTCGCCGTCCCAGATGAATG GTTACGCTTCGCTGCAGGACGAGCTGCTGTCCCCCGCCTCCCTGCATTACACGCTGCCATCCCCGCTGCGTGCCGACCAGTACTGGAATGAGGTGGCCATCATGGATGCTATCCCCATGGCTGCCACCGAGCAGGATGCCCTGATGGAGATGTCCGACATGCAGGTGTGGTCCTCGGGGCTCACCCCCTCGCTGGTGACTGCTGAGGACTCCTCTCTGGAGTGCAGCAAGGCTGAGGACTCGGATGCCACAAGCGAAGGCCGGTTCCCGGGGCAGCTTCTAGCAGACACACATGGCCCAGACCACTTGGGCTCTATGGACCTGGTTGAGGATGACACAGTGGACTCAGATGCCATGAATGGCCTGATTGACCTTCTAGAGCAGGAGGAGGGGCAGAGGCCAGAGGGGAAGATGCCAGCCTGTGATCGCCAGCCAGAGACCGGGGAGCAGGACCCGGAGACTGAGgcttcttttgtttcagttcagCAGAAAGTGCAAGCCAGGATCACGACATCACCTACTGTTAGCCATGTCGTGGACAAGAGCGCAGACAG GCTGAGGGACTGGAATGCAGAAGGCTCCTTTATCTCCTGCCTACAGGACCTGACAGCGGGCTCCTGGCAGGAGGGGGTCACCCGAAGGCTGCTCCCGACGCACACCATGGCCTCCGGGGCACAGGGCCAGGAGCAAGAGCAGGTCCTGGTGCCGGCCGCGGAGCTGATGCGGGtcagctctgcagaggacagcgactggcagccccagcaccccatgggcggctggcaggaggaggcagacAGCGACTTCTTTGGGCAG GGGAACGAAGTCCTTCACCTGCCTGGAGAGCAGGTGACTGAGGAGCAGTTCACAGATGATCAAGGCAATATCATCACCAAGAAG GTCATCCGGAAGGTCGTGCATCAGCTGGGCCCTGGTGGCAGGGAtgacaggcaggagcaggaggagctgatTCTGGAGGGCTCCCTGCAGGAGCCCCAGGACCTGGAGACTGAGGACGATCACTTCATGAAATACTCCATCCTGCACCGGGACAGTCTGGGGGCCAAG GAGGAGGTGCGAGTGCGTGTCCCGAAACCAGAGGTCTccgggggcaggatgggggctcAGATAGTGAAACGAGCCAGCCTGAAAAGGGGGAAGCAGTGA